The Pseudoalteromonas translucida KMM 520 genome has a window encoding:
- a CDS encoding DUF1852 domain-containing protein — MKKDFKFTIKSTSLDESYQPSNDTRLTTNFANLARGKYRQANLRNALKMIDNRFNALANWDNENGDRYSVELEIISVDLDIKGSGNTFPSIEILKTIIVDHKTNKRIEGIVGNNFSSYVRDYDFSVLLQNHNKNQAKFSIPDNFGELHGKLFQHFINSSTYRLNFNKLPVICISVSDNKTYHQTQNQHPILGVEYLPNESSLTEQYFKKMGLQVRYFMPPNSVAPLAFFFFGDLLNDYTNLELISTICTMETFQKIYRPEIYNANAPAGKSYQPNLNNQDHSLTQIVYDREERSQMASQQGKFTEEHLIKPYQTVLEQFSANYV; from the coding sequence ATGAAAAAAGACTTTAAATTTACTATTAAGAGCACTTCTCTTGATGAAAGTTATCAGCCATCTAACGATACGCGCCTTACAACCAACTTTGCTAACTTGGCCAGAGGAAAATACCGCCAAGCTAATTTGCGCAACGCGTTAAAAATGATTGATAACCGCTTTAATGCTTTAGCGAATTGGGATAACGAAAATGGAGATCGTTACTCTGTCGAACTCGAGATTATTTCTGTAGATTTAGATATTAAAGGCAGTGGTAATACTTTTCCGTCAATAGAAATATTAAAAACAATTATTGTTGATCATAAAACCAATAAACGCATTGAAGGCATTGTAGGCAATAACTTTTCCTCTTATGTGCGCGATTATGACTTTAGCGTATTACTGCAAAATCATAATAAAAACCAAGCTAAATTTAGTATCCCAGATAACTTTGGCGAGCTGCACGGCAAGCTGTTTCAGCATTTTATTAACTCAAGTACTTACAGACTAAATTTTAATAAACTACCTGTAATATGTATTAGTGTTTCTGATAACAAAACGTATCATCAAACTCAAAACCAGCATCCAATTTTAGGCGTTGAATACCTGCCAAACGAGTCGTCTTTAACCGAACAATATTTCAAAAAAATGGGCTTGCAGGTACGTTACTTTATGCCACCAAACAGTGTAGCGCCTTTAGCATTTTTCTTTTTTGGTGACCTGCTTAATGATTACACTAACCTTGAACTTATAAGCACCATTTGTACCATGGAAACATTTCAGAAAATCTATCGACCTGAAATTTACAATGCAAATGCACCTGCAGGAAAGTCTTATCAGCCAAATTTAAACAACCAAGATCATTCATTAACACAAATTGTTTATGATCGAGAAGAACGTAGCCAAATGGCCAGTCAGCAGGGAAAGTTTACCGAAGAGCACTTAATTAAGCCATACCAAACTGTGCTTGAACAATTCTCTGCCAATTACGTTTAA
- a CDS encoding DUF6693 family protein: MKIQANVGTIDILGHLILWFILILITFGIGAFFFPYSFSKFILNRSELIDEHGNARKMVCNTDIFGSIGHVILWIIISILTLGLGYAFYFYKVWNYSLNNTAIE, encoded by the coding sequence ATGAAGATTCAAGCAAATGTAGGAACTATAGATATTTTAGGGCATTTAATACTGTGGTTTATTTTAATACTAATAACGTTTGGTATAGGGGCGTTCTTTTTTCCTTATTCGTTCTCTAAGTTTATTTTGAACCGCTCTGAGTTAATTGACGAACACGGTAATGCAAGAAAAATGGTGTGTAATACAGATATTTTTGGCAGCATTGGCCATGTAATTCTTTGGATTATAATTTCAATACTTACCCTTGGCCTTGGTTATGCCTTTTATTTTTATAAGGTGTGGAACTACTCTTTAAATAATACAGCTATTGAGTAA
- a CDS encoding TonB-dependent receptor plug domain-containing protein, with protein MINTSKLCKVTIAIGLALGTSALSVQATETQSAATVKATAVEKIQIIGSRVSSRTSTESTSPIDIIASETLSKGGFTELGQSLQATAPSFNFSRTQVSDGADLFRPATLRGMQPDQTLVLVNGKRRHNQAIFGIFNTVGGGAAGTDMNAIPLTALKNVQVLRDGAAAQYGSDAIAGVINLSLKDTTDVTSGFIQAGTTKQGDGDTLTLGLNTGFDLSNDGGFINLSLEYRNADGTNRAQRDTGGSSSVAPGTLSQNVRWKQGNADAEFKTLFYNMMLPVGELELYSFGGYSKRTALGNGFYRYFNEAAKNVPQVYPDGFLPQIDNESEDKSIAIGVKGDISSLWAFDVSAVYGENGYDFYSANTINPSYAAEYLTNNPSATDSEIAANAGKKSGYSGGYRFDQLTFNADVSGEVDVNLRNELYVSFGVEYREENYQIVNGEQASYACGASNQNSPFPSVIDPNVFATCGFEAFNGISPAAARKEGRDSYAVYIDVENQLNNNWLVGAALRYEDFSNSGDDLIWKLSSRYEVTSDFSVRGSVSTGFRAPSLQQSAYTAYTTNIGEGGELERSFTANAGSAFPRALGVDELKLETSESIGLGFVFNASDEVSITLDAYHTEIKDRISGTGFLTAADVAFSPEASEALAASGAVSVNYFSNAVDLTTKGVDLIVTYQTTVNEGEFAITFAGNINDTEIDRVNTREGIPASVTLDKNNRDFITDSQPSERATLSFDYDKGPWSTLIRANYFGETEVSLFGANHINLPGTLSPTGAFKPTSVVEAATLIDVNVDYQVSSAFTISMGVNNLFDVTPDELGDDEVLQFISQQAFRYPLRAVPYGFDGMSYYARVGFVF; from the coding sequence ATGATAAACACATCTAAGCTGTGTAAGGTTACTATAGCGATAGGGCTCGCACTAGGAACTTCAGCACTATCAGTACAAGCAACAGAAACACAAAGTGCTGCAACAGTAAAAGCCACCGCCGTGGAAAAAATACAAATAATAGGTTCACGGGTGTCTAGTCGTACTTCTACAGAGTCAACATCGCCGATAGATATAATTGCATCAGAGACACTCAGTAAAGGCGGCTTTACTGAGTTAGGACAATCTTTACAAGCAACCGCCCCGTCGTTTAACTTTAGCCGAACACAAGTATCGGATGGTGCAGATTTATTTAGACCGGCTACATTACGTGGTATGCAACCAGATCAAACTCTCGTTTTAGTAAATGGAAAACGACGACATAACCAAGCCATATTTGGTATTTTTAATACCGTGGGTGGTGGTGCTGCGGGTACTGATATGAATGCTATTCCTTTAACAGCATTAAAAAATGTACAAGTGTTACGCGATGGCGCTGCGGCGCAATATGGCTCGGATGCGATTGCGGGCGTTATTAATTTGTCGTTAAAAGATACTACCGATGTGACTAGCGGTTTTATACAAGCAGGCACAACTAAACAGGGAGATGGAGACACTTTAACGTTAGGTTTAAATACGGGGTTTGATTTAAGCAACGATGGCGGCTTTATTAATTTATCGTTAGAGTATCGTAATGCAGATGGTACCAATAGAGCGCAACGAGATACAGGGGGGTCGTCGAGTGTTGCACCGGGGACTTTATCGCAAAATGTGCGTTGGAAGCAAGGTAACGCCGATGCTGAATTTAAAACCCTATTTTATAATATGATGCTGCCAGTTGGGGAGTTAGAGCTATATTCATTTGGCGGTTACTCTAAGCGTACCGCGCTGGGAAATGGCTTTTATCGTTATTTTAATGAAGCTGCGAAAAATGTACCTCAAGTATACCCTGATGGCTTTTTACCTCAAATTGATAATGAATCAGAGGATAAGTCGATTGCGATAGGTGTTAAAGGCGATATTAGTAGCTTATGGGCTTTTGATGTGTCGGCTGTTTACGGCGAAAACGGTTATGATTTTTATTCTGCAAATACCATAAATCCTTCTTATGCTGCTGAATATTTAACTAATAACCCATCGGCGACTGACAGTGAAATTGCCGCTAATGCGGGTAAAAAATCAGGGTATTCAGGTGGCTATCGCTTTGATCAATTAACATTTAACGCTGATGTATCGGGTGAGGTTGATGTTAATTTACGCAATGAGCTCTATGTTTCATTTGGCGTTGAATACAGAGAAGAAAACTACCAAATAGTTAATGGCGAGCAAGCATCTTATGCCTGTGGTGCCAGCAATCAAAACAGCCCATTTCCATCAGTGATTGACCCTAACGTTTTTGCTACCTGTGGCTTTGAGGCATTTAATGGTATTAGCCCTGCAGCGGCACGTAAAGAGGGGCGCGATAGCTACGCTGTTTATATCGACGTTGAAAACCAGCTAAATAATAATTGGTTAGTGGGTGCAGCACTGCGTTATGAAGACTTTTCTAACTCGGGTGATGACCTTATTTGGAAGTTATCTTCGCGTTATGAAGTAACTAGCGACTTTTCGGTAAGAGGCAGTGTATCAACCGGTTTTAGAGCCCCGTCGTTACAACAAAGTGCATACACGGCATATACCACTAATATAGGCGAAGGTGGTGAATTAGAAAGATCGTTCACTGCTAATGCAGGATCTGCGTTTCCACGTGCATTAGGGGTCGATGAACTTAAGTTAGAAACATCAGAAAGTATTGGTCTAGGCTTTGTTTTTAATGCCAGCGATGAAGTATCTATTACCTTAGATGCATACCACACCGAAATAAAAGATCGTATCTCAGGCACAGGTTTTTTAACCGCTGCCGATGTTGCCTTTAGCCCAGAGGCGAGCGAAGCGCTTGCTGCATCGGGTGCAGTGAGTGTTAATTACTTCTCAAATGCTGTTGATTTAACAACAAAAGGAGTTGATTTAATCGTCACTTATCAAACTACTGTAAACGAGGGTGAATTTGCAATTACGTTTGCCGGTAATATTAATGATACAGAAATAGATAGAGTGAATACCCGAGAAGGGATCCCCGCATCGGTTACTTTAGATAAAAATAATCGTGACTTTATTACCGACTCCCAGCCTAGTGAGCGAGCTACACTCTCGTTTGACTATGATAAAGGGCCATGGAGTACTCTGATCCGTGCCAATTATTTTGGTGAAACTGAAGTGTCATTATTTGGTGCGAATCATATTAACTTGCCGGGTACGCTTTCACCCACGGGAGCATTTAAACCAACCAGCGTGGTTGAGGCCGCTACTTTAATAGATGTAAACGTGGATTATCAAGTGTCCAGTGCATTTACTATTAGTATGGGTGTTAATAACTTATTTGATGTTACACCTGATGAACTGGGAGATGATGAAGTGTTGCAATTTATTTCTCAACAGGCATTTCGCTACCCATTACGTGCGGTTCCATATGGTTTTGACGGTATGAGTTATTACGCACGCGTGGGCTTTGTGTTTTAA
- a CDS encoding MBL fold metallo-hydrolase, translated as MKKLLFIFSYALSCMFINATAAENEPYLYILGVTQDAGYPQTGCYEQHCMPGWENPLLKRGAVSLGVIDPKNNKKYMFEATPNFPEQLYQLERVAPSSRYNLAGIFITHAHIGHYTGLMFLGHEAAGTSNTPVYAMPKMTQFLKGNGPWEQLVKYKNIQLMPLQHNQPEVLGQITVTPFLVPHRDEYSETVGYIIKGPNKSALFIPDINKWPQWDTRLVDAIKAVDYALIDAAFYDDGELPGRDMSKIPHPFVAETMTELKDIGDTEKNKVWFIHMNHSNPLLNLESKESQLVKSRGYNIAVEGLKLAL; from the coding sequence ATGAAAAAACTATTGTTTATTTTTAGCTATGCACTTTCGTGCATGTTTATTAATGCAACGGCGGCTGAAAATGAGCCGTATCTTTATATTCTGGGTGTAACACAAGATGCAGGATACCCGCAAACAGGCTGTTATGAGCAACATTGTATGCCAGGCTGGGAAAATCCACTGTTAAAACGCGGAGCGGTGTCATTGGGAGTAATTGACCCAAAAAATAACAAAAAATACATGTTTGAAGCAACGCCTAACTTTCCAGAGCAACTTTATCAACTTGAGCGAGTTGCGCCTTCTTCGCGTTACAACCTTGCAGGCATTTTTATTACTCACGCCCATATTGGCCATTATACGGGGTTAATGTTTTTGGGACACGAAGCGGCAGGCACCAGTAATACGCCTGTGTACGCAATGCCTAAAATGACCCAGTTTTTAAAGGGAAATGGCCCTTGGGAGCAATTAGTTAAATATAAAAACATTCAGCTAATGCCATTACAACACAATCAACCAGAAGTGCTTGGCCAAATAACAGTAACTCCATTTTTAGTACCGCATCGCGATGAGTATTCAGAAACTGTGGGCTACATAATAAAAGGGCCAAATAAGTCAGCATTATTTATCCCTGATATTAATAAATGGCCACAATGGGATACAAGGCTGGTGGATGCAATTAAAGCAGTAGACTACGCACTCATTGATGCAGCCTTTTATGATGATGGTGAGTTACCAGGAAGAGATATGTCTAAAATTCCTCATCCATTTGTTGCAGAAACAATGACAGAGCTAAAAGATATAGGCGACACAGAAAAAAATAAAGTGTGGTTTATTCATATGAATCACAGTAACCCATTACTTAATTTAGAGAGTAAAGAAAGCCAATTAGTAAAGTCGCGTGGATACAATATCGCTGTTGAAGGGCTAAAGCTTGCTTTATAG
- a CDS encoding transposase, translating into MTRARKSLIDLSATPYYHLIARCVRRAFLCGNDKYSGKNFDHRREWLVKRMKLLSDVFAIDIAAYAIMSNHYHIVVKVNKNKALDWSVDEVIRRWYKLYKRGDPLVERFLNSEKLNEASLHIFSGIIATWRARLYDISWYIKNLNEYIARQANKEDNCTGKYWEGRYKSQALLDDKAILSCMAYVDLNPIRAKIATELKNSDFTSIQERIHNYKNTPKNSKQSIQKTELFEHKSQPMQLLKLGSNADPDTIPFRLIDYLELVSWSSRSFTCDKQGEVSENVLNILAKLNIEEAEWLNAIQHFRRQYANFAGSKVRLMNLAAQNQAKWYKGVG; encoded by the coding sequence ATGACCCGCGCTAGAAAGTCACTCATAGATTTATCGGCAACACCTTATTACCACCTAATAGCGCGCTGTGTTCGCCGTGCTTTTTTGTGCGGCAATGATAAATACTCAGGCAAAAACTTTGACCACCGTAGGGAATGGCTTGTTAAGCGGATGAAATTACTGAGCGATGTATTTGCTATTGATATAGCAGCTTACGCTATTATGAGTAATCACTATCATATAGTGGTTAAAGTAAATAAAAACAAAGCACTTGATTGGTCTGTTGACGAGGTTATAAGGCGTTGGTATAAGTTATACAAACGAGGAGACCCTTTGGTTGAACGCTTTTTAAATAGCGAGAAATTAAATGAGGCTAGCTTGCATATTTTTAGTGGAATAATAGCAACATGGCGAGCACGACTTTATGATATTAGCTGGTATATCAAAAACCTTAATGAGTATATTGCCAGGCAAGCAAATAAAGAAGATAACTGCACTGGAAAATACTGGGAAGGGCGTTATAAATCCCAAGCACTATTAGATGATAAGGCCATTTTAAGTTGTATGGCGTATGTTGATTTAAATCCAATTAGAGCGAAAATAGCTACAGAACTTAAAAATAGTGATTTCACATCAATTCAAGAGCGCATTCATAATTATAAAAACACGCCAAAAAATAGTAAGCAATCTATACAAAAAACAGAACTGTTTGAGCATAAAAGTCAACCAATGCAATTACTTAAATTGGGGAGTAATGCAGATCCAGACACGATCCCATTTAGGTTAATAGACTATTTAGAGTTAGTAAGTTGGAGTAGCCGTAGCTTTACTTGCGATAAACAAGGAGAAGTAAGTGAAAATGTACTCAATATATTAGCCAAATTAAATATAGAAGAGGCTGAGTGGCTAAACGCAATTCAGCATTTTCGTAGACAATATGCAAACTTTGCAGGGAGTAAAGTAAGGTTAATGAATTTAGCTGCGCAGAACCAAGCCAAGTGGTACAAAGGTGTTGGTTAA
- a CDS encoding SCO family protein, translated as MIKYNPAIISNNITLKILGLICMLASSYAYSQNIPQDSVYQLNSTWLDQDANKRTLSSFSGKKQVISLIYTHCLHTCPTIVSTMQAIENKLSETEKQDVGFILVSLTPDTDTPAALKEFAQSRKLNLQNWSLLTGTLQDVRSLAMVLNIKFQNIDNNEVNHSNLMTGLDEQGRIKFQELGVINNAAIAAEKLENF; from the coding sequence ATGATAAAATATAACCCAGCTATAATTTCTAATAATATAACACTTAAAATATTAGGGCTGATCTGCATGCTTGCCAGCTCATACGCTTACTCGCAAAACATACCACAAGACTCTGTTTATCAGCTTAACAGTACATGGTTAGATCAAGACGCTAATAAACGTACTTTAAGTAGCTTTAGCGGTAAAAAACAAGTCATAAGCCTTATTTACACACACTGCTTACATACCTGCCCTACTATTGTTTCTACCATGCAAGCCATTGAAAATAAGCTGAGTGAAACTGAAAAACAAGACGTAGGCTTTATTTTAGTATCGTTAACTCCAGACACAGATACACCTGCAGCCCTAAAAGAATTTGCACAAAGTCGAAAGTTAAATTTACAAAACTGGAGTTTATTAACCGGCACACTACAAGACGTTCGTAGTTTAGCCATGGTATTAAATATAAAGTTTCAAAACATAGACAACAATGAAGTAAACCACTCCAACTTAATGACAGGTTTAGACGAACAAGGACGCATTAAATTTCAAGAGCTTGGAGTAATAAATAACGCAGCAATAGCCGCTGAAAAGCTCGAAAACTTTTAA
- a CDS encoding formylglycine-generating enzyme family protein: MIFSLLMMSLALAEPPKMVALPAGNYRPLYMNKNSPQTFVGAFSIDITPVTNAQYLKFVTNNPRWQPQQIPSIFAEAQYLQHWQQNQTAKQPSQGQLNSPVVNVSWFAAQAYCQSLNKSLPTVAQWERVASASATQPNGSLEKSYNQRILQWYSRPSSKQLPEVGTNPANYWGAQDLHGLIWEWTEDFNSALVSGESRGDSDINQKLFCAAGAQGAADPSDYAAFMRFGFRSSLQAKYTLPNLGFRCAKSKE, from the coding sequence ATGATTTTTTCTTTATTAATGATGTCATTGGCACTGGCAGAGCCACCTAAAATGGTAGCGCTGCCCGCAGGTAACTACAGGCCACTTTATATGAATAAAAACAGCCCACAAACATTTGTGGGCGCTTTTAGCATAGATATTACACCTGTGACTAACGCGCAATATTTAAAGTTTGTAACAAACAATCCACGTTGGCAGCCACAGCAAATACCTAGCATATTTGCAGAAGCTCAATATTTACAACATTGGCAACAAAATCAAACAGCAAAGCAGCCATCACAGGGGCAATTAAACAGCCCTGTAGTTAACGTGTCGTGGTTTGCAGCCCAAGCTTATTGCCAGTCACTTAATAAAAGCTTACCCACGGTTGCTCAGTGGGAGCGTGTTGCCAGTGCCAGTGCAACTCAGCCCAATGGCAGCCTAGAGAAAAGTTATAACCAACGTATTTTACAATGGTATAGCCGCCCTAGTAGCAAACAACTCCCTGAGGTTGGTACTAATCCAGCAAACTATTGGGGAGCACAAGACCTACACGGCTTAATTTGGGAATGGACAGAGGATTTTAACTCCGCTTTGGTCAGCGGCGAATCTCGTGGTGATAGTGATATAAATCAAAAATTATTTTGCGCCGCAGGAGCGCAAGGCGCTGCTGATCCCAGTGATTATGCCGCATTTATGCGCTTTGGCTTTCGCTCTAGTTTGCAGGCCAAATATACTTTACCTAATTTAGGGTTTCGCTGTGCGAAATCAAAGGAATAA
- the nirK gene encoding copper-containing nitrite reductase, translating to MKIQPNKHTLWLPLLAILFSGNLLAASNLKTEQAILTPPPMVPPAINRDHSAKVVINLETREQVGRIADGVEYVFWSFGETVPGSFIRVREGDEIEFNLSNHPSSKMPHNIDLHAVTGPGGGAESSFTAPGHTSTFNFKALNPGLYIYHCATAPVGMHIANGMYGLILVEPKEGLAPVDREYYLVQGDFYTKGEFGEAGLQPFDMAKAIDEDADYVVFNGSVGSTTDENSLIAKVGETVRLYIGNGGPNLVSSFHVIGEIFDTVYVEGGSLKNHNVQTTLIPAGGAAIVEFKVEVPGTFILVDHSIFRAFNKGALAMLKVEGPDDHSIFTGKTAENVYLPEGSAIQSLDNTFTKITANNKNEQIRFGQRIYEANCMACHQANGEGIPGAFPPLAKSDYLNNNPLLGVNAIIKGLSGPIKVNNVNYNGVMPAMNLNDEDIANVITFVLNNWDNAGGKISAEQVAKQRK from the coding sequence ATGAAAATACAACCTAATAAGCACACTCTATGGCTCCCTCTATTAGCTATTTTATTTAGTGGTAACCTACTTGCTGCCAGTAATTTAAAAACTGAACAAGCAATACTAACGCCTCCTCCTATGGTGCCACCCGCCATTAATAGAGATCACAGTGCAAAAGTAGTTATCAACCTAGAAACAAGAGAACAAGTAGGCAGAATTGCCGATGGCGTTGAATATGTATTTTGGTCATTTGGTGAAACCGTACCAGGGAGCTTTATTAGAGTTAGAGAAGGAGATGAAATAGAGTTTAACCTCTCAAATCACCCTAGTTCAAAAATGCCGCACAATATTGACCTACATGCAGTAACAGGCCCTGGTGGTGGCGCGGAGTCGTCATTTACAGCCCCAGGGCACACTTCTACATTTAATTTTAAAGCACTTAACCCAGGGCTTTATATTTACCATTGCGCCACTGCTCCTGTTGGTATGCACATAGCCAATGGCATGTATGGCTTAATTTTAGTTGAACCAAAAGAAGGCCTTGCGCCTGTAGACCGTGAGTATTATTTAGTACAAGGGGATTTTTATACTAAAGGTGAATTTGGTGAAGCTGGCTTGCAACCTTTTGATATGGCAAAAGCAATTGATGAAGACGCAGACTACGTAGTATTTAATGGCTCAGTAGGCAGTACCACAGATGAAAATTCTTTAATCGCTAAGGTAGGTGAAACAGTTCGGTTATATATTGGCAATGGTGGCCCTAATTTGGTTTCATCTTTTCATGTAATAGGCGAAATTTTTGATACCGTTTATGTAGAAGGCGGCAGTTTAAAAAATCACAACGTACAAACCACATTGATCCCCGCTGGCGGCGCTGCCATTGTTGAATTTAAAGTAGAAGTACCGGGTACTTTTATTTTGGTCGATCATTCTATTTTTAGAGCATTTAACAAAGGCGCGCTAGCAATGCTAAAAGTAGAAGGCCCTGACGACCATTCTATTTTTACAGGCAAAACAGCTGAAAACGTATATTTACCAGAAGGCTCAGCAATACAGTCGTTAGATAATACTTTTACCAAAATAACAGCCAACAATAAAAATGAACAAATACGATTCGGTCAACGTATTTATGAAGCTAACTGCATGGCTTGCCATCAAGCTAATGGCGAAGGTATTCCCGGAGCATTCCCGCCTTTAGCAAAGTCTGATTATTTGAACAACAACCCACTTTTAGGTGTTAATGCGATTATTAAAGGCTTATCGGGTCCGATTAAAGTTAATAACGTTAACTACAACGGCGTAATGCCAGCAATGAACCTAAATGACGAAGATATTGCCAATGTTATTACCTTTGTACTAAATAACTGGGATAACGCCGGCGGAAAAATCTCTGCTGAACAAGTTGCTAAGCAGCGCAAGTAA
- a CDS encoding cytochrome b, translating to MAIKNTSTHYNKFSITLHWLMLLVLIAVYASIELRVLFDKGTETRDLFKMWHFMLGLSVLLLVTIRLFIRLKSGSKPLITPRPAKWQTMAASITHIALYAFMFAMPLAGWFMLSLFDAPIPFYGFELPALAAKNTDLAKQIKYIHETTGVLGYYLIALHASAALLHHYIIKDNTLKRMLFKK from the coding sequence ATGGCTATAAAAAACACATCTACCCATTACAATAAATTCTCAATAACCTTGCACTGGCTAATGCTATTAGTATTAATTGCTGTGTATGCATCTATTGAACTACGGGTTTTATTTGATAAGGGCACAGAAACTCGCGATTTATTTAAAATGTGGCATTTTATGCTGGGGTTATCAGTTTTATTGCTTGTTACTATTAGGCTATTTATTCGTTTAAAAAGTGGTTCTAAACCATTAATAACGCCCAGACCAGCAAAATGGCAAACCATGGCAGCTAGTATTACGCACATTGCACTTTATGCTTTTATGTTTGCAATGCCTTTGGCTGGTTGGTTTATGCTGAGTTTATTTGATGCGCCAATCCCTTTTTATGGCTTTGAATTACCCGCATTAGCGGCAAAAAACACTGATCTGGCAAAACAAATTAAATACATACACGAAACAACGGGCGTACTTGGTTATTACTTAATTGCATTACATGCCAGCGCAGCACTTTTGCATCATTATATTATTAAAGACAATACACTTAAGCGCATGCTGTTTAAAAAATAA
- a CDS encoding SCO family protein — translation MIKFKSITLFFKMCTVTALLSSSASYSLGFSQTYTQAYLQAYAQASSKDSKQAPAQNIPQNSVYQLNNTWLDQDGHERLLSSFSGKKQIVSLIYTHCAHTCPTIVSTMQAIENKLSDEEKNNVGFILVSLTPDTDTPTVLQSFAQSRKLSAHNWSLLTGSADDVRSLAEVLNIKYQNIGDSEVEHSNLMTVLDKQGRIKFQKTGLISNATFTAKELANF, via the coding sequence ATGATAAAATTTAAATCGATAACACTATTTTTTAAAATGTGTACTGTTACGGCATTATTAAGCAGTTCAGCCTCTTACTCATTAGGCTTCTCACAAACCTACACACAGGCTTACTTACAAGCCTATGCTCAAGCTTCATCTAAAGATAGCAAGCAAGCTCCAGCTCAAAACATTCCTCAAAACTCGGTATACCAATTAAATAATACCTGGTTAGATCAAGACGGCCACGAGCGTTTATTAAGTAGCTTTAGTGGTAAAAAGCAAATAGTGAGCCTTATTTATACACACTGTGCGCATACCTGCCCTACTATAGTGTCGACCATGCAAGCTATTGAAAATAAGCTTAGTGATGAAGAAAAAAACAATGTTGGGTTTATATTAGTCTCGCTTACCCCTGATACAGACACCCCGACGGTATTACAAAGCTTTGCACAAAGCAGAAAACTAAGTGCACATAATTGGAGCTTATTAACAGGCTCAGCCGATGATGTGCGCAGCTTAGCTGAGGTATTAAACATTAAGTATCAAAATATAGGGGATAGCGAGGTAGAGCACTCTAATTTAATGACGGTGCTTGATAAGCAAGGCAGGATCAAGTTTCAAAAAACGGGGTTAATTAGTAATGCAACTTTCACTGCTAAGGAACTTGCCAATTTTTAA
- a CDS encoding TM2 domain-containing protein, producing the protein MSDAATLKSADEKFCSDCGGVISLKAEICPKCGVRQTAQPNSLGGTAPNGKSKIAAALLAVFLGGFGVHKFYLGQIGLGFIYLLFFWTAIPAIIAFVEFIILLTMSDEAFNNKYGYD; encoded by the coding sequence ATGAGTGATGCAGCAACATTAAAAAGTGCAGACGAAAAGTTTTGTTCGGACTGTGGAGGCGTAATTAGTTTAAAAGCAGAGATTTGTCCTAAATGTGGGGTAAGACAAACAGCGCAACCTAACTCATTAGGTGGTACTGCGCCCAATGGTAAAAGTAAAATAGCTGCAGCACTGCTTGCGGTATTTTTGGGTGGCTTTGGTGTTCATAAGTTTTACTTAGGGCAAATTGGCTTAGGCTTTATTTATCTGTTGTTCTTTTGGACAGCTATTCCGGCGATCATTGCATTTGTAGAGTTTATTATTTTATTAACCATGAGCGATGAAGCGTTTAATAATAAGTATGGTTACGACTAG